The Prunus persica cultivar Lovell chromosome G8, Prunus_persica_NCBIv2, whole genome shotgun sequence genome includes a region encoding these proteins:
- the LOC18767184 gene encoding actin-depolymerizing factor: MSFRGLSRPNASCAMGVSDDSKNTFMELQRKKVHRYVIFKVDEKKREVVVEKIGGPAESYDDFAAALPENDCRYAVYDFDFVTSENCQKSKIFFIAWSPSTSRIRAKMLYATSKDRFRRELDGIHYEIQATDPSEMDLEVLRDRAH; the protein is encoded by the exons ATGTCTTTCAGAGGGCTTAGCAGg CCAAATGCTTCGTGTGCCATGGGAGTTTCTGATGACAGCAAGAACACTTTCATGGAACTGCAGAGGAAGAAGGTTCACCGCTATGTGATATTCAAGGTTGATGAGAAGAAGAGGGAGGTTGTAGTTGAAAAGATTGGCGGCCCAGCTGAGAGCTATGATGATTTTGCGGCAGCTTTGCCTGAAAATGATTGCAGATATGCAGTTTATGACTTCGATTTTGTGACTTCTGAGAACTGTCAAAAGAGCAAGATCTTCTTCATTGCATG GTCCCCTTCAACCTCTCGAATCCGTGCAAAGATGCTGTATGCAACATCTAAAGATAGGTTTCGGCGTGAGCTGGATGGTATTCACTATGAGATTCAGGCTACTGACCCATCAGAGATGGATCTGGAGGTGCTCAGAGACCGTGCACACTGA
- the LOC18768073 gene encoding inorganic phosphate transporter 1-4, with product MAQEQLQVLNALDSAKTQWYHFTAIVIAGMGFFTDAYDLFCISLVTKLLGRIYYHVEGSAKPGSLPPNVSAAVNGVALCGTLAGQVFFGWLGDKLGRKKVYGMTLMLMVICSVASGLSFGHTPKSVVSTLCFFRFWLGFGIGGDYPLSATIMSEYANKKTRGAFVAAVFAMQGFGILAGGLFAMLMSAIFEAKFKAPAYEVDPTGSTVPQADYLWRIILMVGALPAALTYYSRSKMPETARYTALVANNVKQATSDMAKVLQVDIEAEPVKPQEPAKSFGLFSKEFMRRHGLHLLGTTSTWFLLDIAFYSQNLFQKDIFSAIGWIPSAKTMNAVSEVYRIARAQTLIALCSTVPGYWFTVALIDKIGRFAIQLMGFFFMTVFMFALAFPYNYWTHKDHLIGFVVLYSLTFFFANFGPNATTFVVPAEIFPARLRSTCHGISAAAGKLGAMVGAFGFLYLAQPQDKTKAEAGFPAGIGVKNSLIVLGVVNFLGLLFTFFVPESKGKSLEEISGETNEERN from the coding sequence ATGGCCCAGGAACAATTGCAGGTGCTTAATGCACTGGACAGTGCAAAAACACAATGGTATCATTTCACCGCAATTGTGATTGCTGGAATGGGCTTCTTCACTGATGCATATGACCTCTTCTGCATATCACTTGTCACCAAATTGCTTGGCCGCATATACTATCACGTCGAGGGCTCAGCAAAGCCTGGCTCATTGCCTCCAAATGTATCAGCTGCTGTCAATGGTGTGGCACTTTGTGGCACATTGGCAGGGCAAGTCTTCTTTGGTTGGCTTGGTGACAAATTGGGAAGAAAGAAAGTCTATGGCATGACTCTTATGCTCATGGTCATCTGCTCCGTTGCTTCCGGGCTCTCCTTTGGGCACACCCCAAAATCTGTAGTTTCGACGCTTTGCTTCTTCCGTTTCTGGCTTGGGTTTGGCATTGGTGGTGACTACCCACTCTCTGCCACCATCATGTCTGAATATGCTAACAAGAAGACTCGTGGTGCCTTCGTTGCTGCAGTCTTTGCCATGCAGGGCTTTGGAATTTTAGCTGGAGGGTTGTTTGCAATGCTTATGTCTGCCATATTTGAAGCCAAGTTCAAGGCTCCAGCTTATGAAGTTGATCCAACTGGTTCAACTGTCCCACAAGCAGACTACCTTTGGAGAATCATTTTAATGGTTGGAGCACTTCCAGCAGCTCTAACCTATTACTCGCGGTCGAAGATGCCTGAAACTGCTCGTTACACAGCGCTTGTTGCCAATAATGTCAAACAGGCTACTTCAGATATGGCAAAAGTTTTGCAGGTTGACATTGAAGCTGAACCGGTCAAGCCCCAGGAACCTGCTAAATCCTTTGGTTTGTTCTCTAAGGAATTTATGCGCCGCCATGGACTTCACTTGCTTGGAACCACAAGTACATGGTTCTTGCTTGACATTGCATTTTATAGTCAAAATCTGTTTCAGAAGGACATCTTTAGTGCCATTGGATGGATTCCTAGTGCAAAGACTATGAATGCCGTTTCAGAGGTTTATAGAATAGCAAGGGCACAGACTCTTATTGCTCTATGCAGCACTGTGCCTGGTTACTGGTTCACTGTGGCCTTGATTGATAAAATTGGAAGATTTGCAATCCAGTTGATGGGATTTTTCTTCATGACAGTGTTCATGTTTGCCTTGGCCTTTCCTTACAATTATTGGACACACAAGGATCACTTGATTGGGTTTGTGGTACTCTACTCACTGACTTTCTTCTTTGCAAATTTTGGACCAAATGCCACCACATTCGTGGTGCCGGCTGAGATTTTCCCGGCTAGACTACGTTCTACATGCCACGGCATATCTGCAGCAGCAGGAAAGTTAGGGGCAATGGTGGGTGCATTTGGCTTTTTGTACTTGGCTCAACCCCAGGACAAGACTAAGGCAGAAGCAGGGTTCCCTGCTGGTATAGGGGTCAAGAATTCACTCATTGTGTTGGGTGTGGTCAACTTCTTGGGTTTGTTATTTACATTCTTTGTGCCTGAATCAAAAGGAAAATCTTTGGAGGAAATTTCAGGTGAGACCAATGAAGAGCGCAATTAA
- the LOC18766652 gene encoding hyoscyamine 6-dioxygenase: MFIGIGAMEKLVSSWYNVQPLPDNYIFPPDARPGKLDVPLCNNIPVIDMGGAGAEAHDRTSIIQQMLNASEEFGFFQVINHGIPENLLKDTMRVFKEFFELPLEDKASLYSEDPNKNCRLFTSSGNYDWEEAHFWRDILRHCCHPLEQCIQFWPQKPITYREHVGACSTQVREVALNILQLISEGLGLEPGYFRDELSQVSLLSVNYYPPCPDPSLTLGVPKHCDPNLITILLQGDVNGLQVFKDGEWIGVEPLPSALVVNIGYQLQIISNGKLKCAEHRAVTNSRNARTSTAFFFTPSPDCLIKPAGALINASNPQRYKAFQYKEFITNYAMKQGKTDIVLEPFKLQA; the protein is encoded by the exons ATGTTCATTGGCATTGGAGCAATGGAGAAGCTCGTTTCTAGCTGGTACAACGTTCAACCCTTGCCGGACAATTACATATTCCCACCAGATGCAAGACCCGGGAAGCTAGACGTTCCTTTATGCAACAACATTCCAGTGATTGATATGGGTGGAGCTGGAGCAGAAGCTCATGACAGAACCTCTATAATTCAGCAAATGCTGAACGCGAGCgaagaatttggattttttcag GTAATCAACCATGGCATACCAGAAAATTTGCTGAAAGACACAATGAGGGTGTTCAAGGAGTTTTTTGAGTTACCTTTAGAGGATAAGGCAAGCCTCTACTCTGAGGACCCCAACAAAAACTGCAGGCTCTTCACCAGCAGTGGCAATTATGACTGGGAAGAAGCTCATTTTTGGCGTGATATCTTAAGACACTGTTGTCATCCTTTGGAGCAGTGCATCCAATTTTGGCCTCAAAAGCCAATTACATATAG AGAGCATGTTGGTGCATGTTCCACCCAAGTGAGGGAAGTGGCTTTGAACATTTTGCAGCTAATCAGTGAAGGACTTGGGCTAGAACCTGGGTATTTCAGGGATGAACTTAGCCAAGTGTCTTTACTCTCAGTCAATTATTACCCACCTTGTCCAGACCCAAGTTTGACATTAGGGGTACCTAAACACTGTGACCCAAACCTCATAACCATTTTACTTCAAGGGGATGTAAATGGGCTTCAAGTTTTCAAGGATGGGGAATGGATTGGTGTGGAGCCTCTTCCCAGTGCACTTGTGGTCAACATAGGCTATCAGTTACAG ATTATCAGTAATGGGAAGCTGAAATGTGCCGAACATCGGGCCGTTACGAATTCCAGAAATGCTAGGACATCTACTGCATTTTTCTTTACGCCTTCCCCTGATTGTCTCATAAAACCTGCAGGAGCTCTTATTAACGCAAGCAATCCCCAACGCTATAAAGCCTTTCAGTACAAAGAGTTCATTACCAACTATGCTATGAAGCAGGGTAAAACCGACATTGTACTTGAACCATTCAAGCTCCAAGCTTAG